A section of the Fusarium falciforme chromosome 8, complete sequence genome encodes:
- a CDS encoding AAA-16 domain-containing protein: protein MTNWKELGEVPDSEEEDGFESQELPSLPEPTPANTTSERENEDGKEEPTEGNTQKEQEQDIWDVPDSSQGQNHLAPATKTPSRIPDTTPRPDDAVDLISDPVSPLSSPLSSIHSDVDLLDIDPLSLEHRAIDADSHPPNDVQISRSYVERSSPPPRLVVSQEPAPPLSSLPQVDDNPPPMQSQELGLDDERETARQTAVRYERSLRPRKPIQERPYAIEMSYYSNILKKHGVRPLRLAIEGEKRRRQQAEEASQDKDFEDDSQESQLPDVSDESQLKGLEDFLDGLGSLNIPSPSPPKTSPLNDRAGPSSQASSTGDTENTSLAGDDLPSLKDLLRRPPISVTKQRAKRKSSPLRSSTRKRKRYDVVDSDPLEPASALRLVPGTTDSPAAQRSSRRGGEDPQHDVQPPTSLPADQPSQQPSTRLFRRPALLIPSDSEDELAQPDTSVQPDDEDSVSETESKSGSESGSELVNTVGRRIRGVLPASWLRLDQQAGRDRIQKPTHSRPVHHSPEREIRRGVAQRRIASPHTSTAPQIFFEDSDDEAPAPLPETTDDVFHNQTRLVLEEEPMVLVPEELSDDGASVVEDDRIDPMFTGRKRQLKLSESFRGSQKRPKTTPTQRKRVPPRGPHQPRITSMFPGSQDSSLPATELVKKKYRQPTSRKASKHGKKRTGKHGGRPHAPRLSILDVVEPDAPRFLKIAARSATRRQNMGRSSPGSKVIQLATREDHVDAVSVLNNWRAGSIPQRPSVTAARKAKKAKPRAPKQPLRETSGNGSSTSRRMPMLSAGPSRRLVKQVSQAGSVRYQTDNTAPQPRTKHQPRTNVNLTRGGSGVARPAQLEMDETDQSSSFAFRSTKRRLDQLYRKQRGDLSASSILTFDNGPDTYYPASPPPEDNPVPLRVVEEPPPDHNRSRFRKRTKPQRIDVEAPQFSRANDPIPVETIPISEPIQPVEVDGEKLRGLGPYGTHYTHHFETFPLDSRVYFHESTLIGSGVFESVLSHHEHLSELRSRISFNLGDQVLRWGPWDAQVSSELGVLLDSIADQLERITIEGDLPDSTFVLGAARFILKFMMESLSLTEQSSAKSFSCRTLEVFGGFNSRIEALLGRHDGTTQPQYSLIASVYDKLILYVLLALKLCQNDASLVGEQFQMEDLLKDLSKTAILSLTINGTDQVRQAYADLGNSRVRDRGLRDDMPVVHSWVTVMKALEQARIPRSSFWDVMYSVMATPEAVTSIDASDHERLWKNMFALLPLTEFNDKGILIAGSRHDTAVDGWALPQKLLKKVFQVYKDNPRQSPSFNNYCRALVGRCHYLVQQWGWRKCVAVIGVIFDFFGSQNLAHLRNEEVYQSPKFLEELGGRPSLAVEKADKCFHIFLKLVALSIKKLSEIRSFNDIRNLIARTMPNHNRQLLKEQTIHERDLAALRNHHDLLCTLFWASPPDLRPGAHLIERLVAPVTSHKEACLINLRAWNQLARFLISSGEATTSFKPFIQWRNTFFQAMMTQFDSVQSDMQQQFLALSKDSSKAVSRDMLDAMVAMNRAAVMDVLHLSVMASLDVMRHAPNLEAGTFALNTLQLQQVFKHFGTCPPQLDWSILQASLATLEIFLSRVDEFKDDEESQQSESQILNSAQADDAILVLDHDLSSSYFSMARCILSSREEGQLSYNAAIEKSQCTEQVITLSARLAVRFINGGLLRLSDMFKYGKYGLFEDAPVSISLEQRRSLVLFMTTLLKHGFDDFSEAGFTLSDVWALSIVKPRRYLAYENQFAEELRRQQKDFVPEAVTGLAINPDYNTNRDLFEFMISWMRRSLRDAGPALRKIILSEHSKTLKSVMQRIKGDLRTVAQDASEHHDFVVFIRDIISLIRAHGSEICTVDDFFYQISKEYSPSVQDPQLQVAGMMSYGLRLGEGDTRVAHQLFFFLFNNFKMSLINDKLRDEVVLLRKGMENPGIMWFTLGKMVPAMIHAAAAESSAYPMIDIYVEALRVLLTQNALPHVLAEADTPYLLATLQAFVGCLNQLGQDGGPLEAERVHLIVQLLSMSNYIWPSLRGLALSQVTCESWEDITLLLKEARSGFARAESYISETMELEDYSLDAGLLLSGFRRPTTRTPQVDEHVKSFADNIVNDVRRNWVTTGTKITIQAPGKGRGFPSTQSGQGTAAPIWQDWVLVKDLYERVRTWNHWWDEVFGEESTTTLLHPDAAPCRNLVVHGATATGKSAIVTQLVSQLVTSVNADAESGGLQAAVVNSVQCITGRHLFERIVGEVAKALEWEDVPRRCETLAQLTVEMVKMVGYPERDPRWRFVLVLDAIDGQRDAPPTLLPALARLSEIIPRLTCVFIVTSPPAGFLRSPTSAHLNFPPYAKAEFVRIVSLTPPGSILGHSQQETSDLWTRFCAAVHDSLTKSASRTLPSFRHSCHALWPRFTAPILAGTHTPKEFSKLLIAGRVHFQDESLLNPSIVSVRPKAKPADAIATTRPSASATEITNLLPTTARLLLLAAYLASHNATRHDLTLFSTYNHGRKRRRGGIVARGPSRTKHRKIARKLLGAHAFVLERMMAIFTAVRTEWADGTAVGAAGLDCDVGMAISTLASLRLLTRVGGAGDVMDRGGKWRINVAWEVIRGIGRSIGVEVEEWLID, encoded by the exons ATGACCAACTGGAAGGAACTGGGAGAAGTCCCAGAttctgaggaagaggatggatTCGAGAGCCAGGAATTGCCGTCCCTGCCTGAGCCTACCCCTGCGAATACGACCAGCGAAAGAGAAAATGAGGACGGAAAGGAAGAGCCTACAGAAGGCAACACACAGAAAGAGCAGGAACAAGACATCTGGGATGTTCCCGACTCCTCCCAAGGGCAGAATCACCTTGCTCCTGCGACAAAGACGCCTTCACGGATCCCCGATACGACGCCAAGACCAGACGATGCAGTCGACTTGATCTCTGATCCAGTATCCCCACTGTCTTCGCCTCTATCGTCCATACACTCCGATGTCGACCTGCTTGATATCGACCCTCTCAGCCTTGAACACCGAGCGATAGATGCCGATTCTCACCCCCCGAATGACGTCCAAATATCGAGAAGCTATGTCGAGCGTTCATCACCACCCCCTCGACTTGTCGTCAGTCAGGAGCCTGCCCCCCCATTGTCTTCGTTGCCCCAAGTGGATGACAACCCTCCCCCTATGCAAAGCCAGGAACTGGGCCTTGACGATGAACGTGAGACGGCCCGCCAAACAGCTGTTCGCTACGAGCGTTCTCTTCGGCCCCGGAAACCGATCCAAGAGCGACCCTACGCCATTGAGATGTCATACTACTCCAACATTCTCAAGAAACATGGTGTCCGTCCCCTTAGACTTGCTATCGAAGGAGAGAAGCGACGCCGACAGCAAGCTGAGGAGGCTTCGCAAGACAAGGATTTCGAGGATGACAGTCAGGAGTCACAGCTCCCGGATGTATCTGACGAGAGTCAGCTGAAAGGGCTAGAAGACTTTCTGGATGGCTTGGGTAGTCTCAACATACCTTCACCCTCACCCCCTAAGACGTCACCCCTGAACGACCGCGCCGGGCCTAGTAGCCAGGCGAGCTCGACAGGAGATACCGAGAACACGAGCTTGGCTGGTGACGATCTTCCAAGCCTGAAAGACCTACTAAGGCGCCCCCCAATCTCAGTCACAAAGCAGCGCGCAAAGAGAAAgtcctctcctctccgatCATCAACGCGAAAGCGTAAGAGATACGATGTTGTTGACAGCGACCCCCTTGAGCCTGCATCAGCTCTCAGGTTGGTACCGGGGACTACAGACTCTCCTGCTGCACAACGCAGCTCGAGACGAGGTGGCGAGGACCCTCAACACGATGTTCAACCTCCCACATCATTGCCTGCGGACCAGCCCTCCCAACAACCTTCCACACGACTCTTCAGACGGCCTGCCTTGCTCATTCCAAGCGACTCTGAAGATGAACTTGCTCAACCAGACACCAGTGTTCAGCCAGACGACGAAGATTCTGTATCCGAGACGGAATCTAAGAGCGGCTCCGAGAGCGGCTCAGAACTCGTGAACACCGTGGGACGCCGAATCAGGGGCGTCCTTCCCGCATCATGGCTTCGACTGGATCAGCAAGCTGGCCGTGATAGAATTCAGAAGCCAACCCACAGTCGCCCGGTCCACCATTCTCCGGAGCGAGAGATTCGGCGTGGTGTGGCACAGAGGCGAATCGCCTCACCACATACTTCCACAGCCCCCCAAATCTTCTTCGAAGATTCTGACGACGAAGCTCCTGCTCCACTACCAGAAACCACCGATGATGTATTTCACAACCAAACACGGCTcgttcttgaggaggagccGATGGTCCTGGTTCCTGAGGAACTATCTGACGATGGAGCCTCAGTGGTAGAGGACGACCGCATTGACCCCATGTTCACCGGAAGGAAACGACAGCTGAAGCTTTCGGAATCCTTTCGTGGATCCCAAAAACGACCcaagacaacaccaacacaacGAAAGCGTGTTCCTCCAAGAGGCCCCCATCAACCCAGAATTACTAGCATGTTTCCTGGATCACAGGACAGTTCTCTGCCTGCAACTGAGCTTGTGAAGAAGAAGTATCGCCAGCCCACGTCACGCAAAGCGTCGAAGCATGGAAAGAAACGGACAGGGAAACATGGAGGCAGGCCGCATGCTCCCCGACTCAGCATTCTTGATGTGGTTGAGCCCGACGCTCCTCGTTTCCTCAAGATCGCCGCTCGGTCTGCAACTCGACGTCAGAACATGGGCAGGTCCAGTCCAGGCAGCAAGGTTATCCAACTGGCCACCAGAGAGGATCATGTCGACGCCGTGTCTGTCTTGAACAATTGGAGGGCAGGCTCTATCCCTCAGCGCCCATCAGTCACTGCTGCCCGGAAAGCCAAGAAGGCAAAACCGAGGGCACCGAAACAACCTCTCCGTGAAACATCTGGAAATggctcttcaacttcaaggcGAATGCCTATGCTCTCTGCAGGGCCATCTCGCCGCCTGGTAAAACAGGTCAGCCAGGCCGGGTCGGTGAGATACCAGACTGACAACACGGCGCCGCAACCTCGAACGAAGCATCAGCCACGCACCAATGTCAACCTTACTCGAGGTGGTTCTGGTGTCGCACGGCCGGCTCAACTGGAAATGGACGAAACAGACCAGTCAAGCAGCTTTGCCTTCAGATCAACCAAGAGACGTCTTGACCAACTGTATCGAAAGCAGCGTGGTGACCTTTCGGCTTCCAGCATCTTGACATTCGACAATGGTCCAGATACCTACTATCCTGCGAGCCCGCCACCTGAAGATAACCCAGTGCCACTCCGTGTTGTCGAGGAGCCACCTCCTGATCATAACAGGTCACGCTTCCGGAAGAGGACAAAGCCCCAACGCATTGATGTTGAAGCACCCCAATTCAGTCGTGCGAATGATCCTATCCCGGTTGAGACCATCCCAATCTCCGAGCCTATCCAGCCAGTCGAGGTAGATGGAGAGAAGCTTCGGGGTCTGGGGCCATATGGCACCCATTACACTCATCACTTCGAGACCTTTCCCTTGGATTCTCGCGTCTACTTCCATGAGTCAACGTTGATTGGAAGCGGTGTTTTTGAGTCAGTGTTGAGCCATCACGAACATCTGAGTGAGCTCCGATCACGGATATCATTCAACCTTGGCGATCAGGTCCTCCGATGGGGTCCTTGGGATGCCCAAGTGTCCTCGGAGCTCGGTGTTCTTCTCGACTCGATCGCTGATCAGCTGGAGCGTATCACAATAGAAGGAGACCTCCCAGACTCTACTTTCGTTCTAGGCGCGGCCCGATTCATCTTGAAATTCATGATGGAGTCGCTTAGTCTCACTGAACAATCAAGTGCCAAATCATTTAGCTGCCGAACGCTCGAGGTGTTTGGTGGATTCAACAGCCGCATCGAAGCTCTCCTAGGGCGTCATGATGGCACCACACAACCTCAATATTCTCTAATTGCAAGCGTCTATGATAAATTGATCTTGTATGTCCTCCTGGCTCTGAAACTTTGTCAGAACGACGCATCTTTGGTGGGCGAGCAATTTCAAATGGAGGATTTGCTCAAGGACTTGTCCAAAACGGCCATCTTGTCACTCACCATAAATGGTACGGACCAAGTCAGGCAAGCATACGCTGATCTTGGAAATTCCCGGGTACGAGATCGAGGTTTGAGGGACGACATGCCAGTTGTTCATTCCTGGGTCACAGTCATGAAGGCGCTCGAGCAAGCTCGGATTCCTCGGTCGTCCTTCTGGGACGTCATGTATTCTGTTATGGCCACCCCTGAGGCTGTCACAAGTATCGACGCAAGCGATCATGAGCGTCTCTGGAAGAATATGTTTGCCCTGCTCCCACTCACAGAGTTCAATGACAAGGGCATCCTCATTGCTGGCAGCAGGCATGATACCGCTGTTGACGGCTGGGCACTCCCCCAgaagctgctgaagaaggtTTTCCAGGTCTATAAGGACAATCCTCGCCAATCGCCCAGCTTCAACAACTACTGTCGTGCTTTAGTTGGACGCTGCCACTATCTTGTTCAGCAATGGGGCTGGCGCAAGTGCGTGGCGGTGATAGGAGTCATCTTTGACTTCTTTGGGTCACAGAATCTCGCCCATCTTCGCAATGAAGAAGTATATCAGTCTCCAAAATTCTTGGAAGAGTTGGGCGGTAGGCCCTCGTTGGCAGTTGAAAAGGCCGACAAGTGCTTTCACATCTTCTTGAAGCTCGTTGCTCTGAGCATCAAGAAGTTGAGTGAAATCCGGTCATTCAACGACATCCGCAACTTGATCGCCCGCACGATGCCGAACCACAACCGCCAACTCCTCAAGGAACAGACAATCCACGAACGCGACCTGGCTGCTCTGCGAAATCATCACGACCTCCTTTGCACCCTGTTTTGGGCCTCCCCACCTGACCTTCGTCCGGGTGCTCATTTGATTGAGCGGCTTGTGGCCCCCGTGACCTCTCACAAAGAGGCGTGCTTGATCAACCTACGAGCCTGGAATCAGCTGGCGAGgtttctcatctcatctggTGAAGCAACAACCTCATTCAAGCCGTTTATTCAGTGGCGGAATACCTTCTTCCAAGCCATGATGACGCAGTTTGATTCAGTGCAGTCGGACATGCAGCAGCaattcttggccttgtctaAGGATTCGAGCAAAGCAGTCAGCCGTGATATGCTTGATGCCATGGTGGCGATGAATAGGGCAGCCGTAATGGATGTGCTCCATCTCTCTGTGATGGCCTCTTTGGATGTCATGAGACATGCCCCAAATCTGGAGGCTGGCACCTTTGCCCTGAACACGCTCCAACTGCAGCAAGTATTCAAACACTTTGGCACCTGCCCTCCACAACTGGACTGGTCCATTCTTCAAGCCTCGCTGGCCACTCTGGAGATTTTCCTGTCTCGTGTTGACGAGttcaaggatgatgaggaaagCCAACAGAGTGAGAGTCAGATCCTGAACTCGGCGCAGGCGGATGATGCCATCCTGGTACTCGACCATGACCTGTCGAGCAGCTACTTTTCAATGGCAAGATGCATTCTGTCCTCTCGCGAAGAGGGCCAATTGTCCTACAATGCGGCCATCGAAAAATCGCAGTGTACCGAGCAGGTCATTACTCTATCAGCAAGGCTTGCAGTACGGTTCATCAACGGCGGCCTCCTACGGCTTTCGGACATGTTCAAGTATGGAAAGTATGGTCTATTTGAAGATGCGCCTGTTAGTATCAGTCTCGAGCAACGGCGATCACTGGTCTTGTTCATGACAACGCTCCTCAAGCATGGGTTTGATGATTTCAGCGAAGCTGGCTTCACCCTATCAGATGTCTGGGCACTGTCGATTGTCAAACCACGGCGGTACCTGGCATACGAGAACCAGTTTGCAGAAGAGCTCCGGCGACAGCAGAAAGACTTTGTCCCAGAAGCAGTTACCGGACTTGCCATTAACCCCGACTACAACACCAACCGGGACCTGTTCGAGTTCATGATATCCTGGATGCGCAGGTCACTGCGGGATGCTGGGCCGGCGCTCAGGAAGATCATCCTTTCGGAGCACTCTAAAACGCTAAAGTCAGTGATGCAGCGAATCAAGGGGGACTTGCGAACGGTGGCCCAGGATGCGTCGGAACATCATGATTTTGTGGTTTTCATCCGAGACATCATCTCGCTCATCAGGGCTCACGGTTCCGAGATTTGCACAGTTGACGACTTCTTCTACCAGATCAGCAAAGAGTATTCACCCTCGGTTCAAGATCCCCAGCTCCAGGTGGCTGGTATGATGTCTTATGGGCTTCGACTGGGCGAGGGCGACACAAGGGTCGCTCAccagctcttcttcttcctcttcaacaaCTTCAAGATGTCCTTGATCAATGACAAGCTGCGAGATGAGGTTGTACTGCTGCGCAAAGGGATGGAGAATCCGGGTATCATGTGGTTCACCCTGGGCAAGATGGTGCCAGCCATGATACATGCAGCGGCTGCTGAGAGTTCAGCTTATCCAATGATTGACATTTATGTGGAGGCACTCCGAGTGCTGTTGACCCAGAATGCTCTTCCCCACGTACTAGCTGAAGCTGACACGCCTTATCTACTCGCTACGTTGCAGGCTTTTGTCGGTTGTCTGAACCAACTTGGGCAGGACGGCGGGCCGCTGGAAGCTGAGAGGGTACACTTGATTGTACAGCTGCTATCAATGTCGAACTACATCTGGCCGTCCCTTCGAGGCCTGGCTTTATCGCAGGTAACTTGCGAGTCTTGGGAGGATATCACTCTGTTGCTCAAGGAGGCAAGATCTGGATTCGCTAGAGCCGAGTCATACATATCGGAGACGATGGAACTTGAGGACTACTCGCTCGACGCAGGGCTTCTTCTTTCAGGTTTCCGAAGACCGACAACGAGGACGCCCCAAGTTGATGAACATGTCAAGAGTTTCGCTGACAACATTGTTAATGACGTGCGAAGGAACTGGGTTACAACGGGAACCAAGATCACCATTCAGGCCCCCGGAAAAGGACGAGGGTTCCCTTCAACACAGTCTGGGCAGGGGACAGCTGCACCGATTTGGCAGGACTGGGTGTTGGTCAAGGACTTGTATGAGCGTGTGAGAACATGGAACCACTGGTGGGATGAAGTGTTTGGGGAAGAGTCGACAA CAACGCTCCTCCAT CCCGATGCAGCTCCCTGTCGAAACCTCGTCGTCCACggcgcaacagcaacagggAAATCCGCCATCGTGACCCAGCTCGTCTCCCAGCTCGTCACCAGCGTCAACGCCGACGCCGAGTCGGGCGGTCTCCAGGCTGCCGTGGTCAACTCTGTGCAGTGCATCACGGGGCGACACCTGTTTGAGCGCATCGTCGGGGAGGTGGCGAAGGCGCTAGAGTGGGAGGATGTGCCGCGGCGGTGCGAGACGCTGGCGCAGTTGACGGTTGAGATGGTCAAGATGGTTGGGTATCCTGAGAGGGATCCTAGGTGGAGGtttgtgttggtgttggatgCTATTGATGGGCAGAGAGATGCGCCGCCTACGCTGCTACCGGCTCTGGCACGGTTGTCCGAGATT ATCCCTCGCCTTACCTgcgtcttcatcgtcacGTCTCCTCCCGCAGGCTTCCTACGATCACCTACATCAGCACATCTCAACTTCCCTCCCTACGCCAAAGCCGAATTCGTTCGAATCGTCTCCCTCACACCACCAGGCTCCATTCTCGGGCACTCACAGCAAGAGACGTCAGATCTCTGGACACGCTTCTGCGCTGCGGTCCACGACTCGTTAACAAAATCGGCCTCCCGAACGCTTCCTTCCTTCCGTCACAGCTGTCATGCTCTCTGGCCACGGTTCACAGCGCCGATCCTGGCTGGAACGCACACGCCCAAGGAGTTTTCGAAGCTGCTCATCGCGGGCAGGGTGCACTTCCAGGACGAGTCTCTCCTGAACCCGAGTATCGTGTCGGTCAGGCCGAAAGCCAAGCCTGCTGATGCTATTGCGACTACGAGACCCTCAGCTTCGGCTACAGAAATCACAAATCTCCTCCCTACTACGGCCCGTCTCCTTCTACTCGCCGCCTATCTCGCCTCCCACAACGCTACTCGTCACGATCTCACACTCTTCTCTACATACAATCATGGGCGAAAGCGACGGCGTGGCGGTATCGTTGCAAGGGGGCCCTCTCGTACCAAGCACCGCAAGATTGCACGAAAACTGCTCGGCGCTCATGCCTTTGTCTTGGAACGCATGATGGCCATCTTTACAGCTGTGAGAACTGAGTGGGCAGATGGCACAGCGGTGGGTGCAGCTGGCCTGGATTGTGATGTGGGCATGGCCATCTCAACACTCGCGAGCCTGCGATTACTGACCCGCGTGGGTGGCGCTGGAGATGTCATGGATCGCGGTGGCAAGTGGAGGATCAATGTCGCATGGGAAGTGATACGAGGCATAGGGAGGAGCATAGGggtcgaggtggaggagTGGCTGatagattaa
- a CDS encoding PSP domain-containing protein, with protein MAAPKMTKNQMRRAKKKEQKKAQAEAAAPKTEEPTDDSKPKEDESTTESASDLQVKDKPESEAAPVDALILDDSLEEDPVFAMYKDIFSKFGASMDEDEVAKEANAGNQGTVFFDDDDDIPDEDEESAQPKMSKKKRKQLNKLSIAELKALVKIPEVVEWQDVSSSDPRLLVQIKAQRNVVPVPTHWSLKREYLSSKRGIEKPPFRLPTFIAETGITEMRDAVLEKQAEQSLKQKQRERVAPKMGKLDIDYQKLYDAFFRFQTKPELTRFGEVYYEGKETEVDYQHFRPGDLSENTKEALGMPPGAPPPWLINQQRFGPPPSYPTLKIPGLNAPPPSGGSWGFHPGGWGKPPVDEFNRPLFGGDVFGLTGQSGGQGQSGAQAAAAAGEPVERTLWGELQPREEESEEEEESDEEEEEEEEEDTAGGLETPSGLETPGGYASTVQPDYGQGVETSIAGEMDLRKERRGYDTEESSAPRSAYTILPERQVRAEGFFGSDRVYDLKQAQRSGMPVLGADDDSRKRKKPGDIDVALDVDSLHQNDGISKDDLRRKFDEGKKEEGLGAKWAYDDDLSEMIAQESRKRQKTEAERNEKRREGRRY; from the exons ATGGCGGCCCCAAAGATGACCAAGAACCAGATGCGGagggcaaagaagaaggaacaGAAGAAGGCGCAAGCAGAG GCTGCCGCTCCCAAGACCGAAGAGCCCACCGATGACTCCAAGCCGAAAGAGGATGAATCCACCACCGAATCCGCGTCAGATCTCCAAGTCAAGGACAAACCCGAGTCGGAAGCCGCCCCTGTCGATGCTCTGATTCTTGACGATAGTCTGGAGGAGGACCCAGTCTTTGCGATGTACAAGGATATCTTCAGCAAGTTCGGCGCGTCTatggacgaagatgaggttgccaaggaggccaaTGCTGGAAATCAAGGGACCGTGTTtttcgacgatgacgacgatatccccgacgaagacgaggagtcCGCCCAGCCCAAGatgtccaagaagaagaggaagcagcTCAACAAGCTCTCCATCGCCGAGCTCAAGGCTTTGGTCAAGATCCCCGAGGTGGTGGAGTGGCAAGATGTTTCCTCATCGGACCCCCGCCTACTTGTCCAGATCAAGGCTCAGCGAAATGTGGTACCGGTCCCAACCCACTGGTCTCTGAAGCGAGAATACCTCTCCTCCAAGAGGGGTATCGAGAAGCCGCCCTTCCGTCTCCCTACCTTCATCGCCGAGACCGGCATCACCGAGATGCGCGACGCCGTCCTCGAGAAGCAAGCCGAGCAGTCgttgaagcagaagcagcgtGAACGTGTCGCCCCCAAGATGGGGAAGCTCGACATTGACTACCAGAAGCTCTACGATGCCTTCTTCCGCTTCCAGACCAAGCCTGAGTTGACGCGATTTGGTGAAGTGTACTACGAGGGCAAAGAGACCGAGGTCGATTATCAACATTTCCGACCCGGTGACCTGAGTGAGAACACCAAGGAAGCCCTGGGAATGCCTCCTGGCGCACCGCCACCCTGGCTTATCAACCAACAAAGATTTGGCCCTCCTCCATCCTATCCTACGCTAAAAATCCCCGGTCTGAATGCGCCACCACCCTCAGGAGGTTCATGGGGCTTCCACCCCGGCGGCTGGGGCAAACCACCAGTTGACGAGTTCAACCGCCCCCTGTTCGGTGGTGACGTGTTTGGCCTCACTGGTCAGAGCGGCGGACAGGGCCAGTCAGGGGCTCAagcagctgctgctgccggtgAGCCTGTTGAGCGGACCCTCTGGGGTGAGCTACAACCCCGTGAAGAAGAgtccgaggaggaggaggagtcagatgaagaagaggaggaagaggaagaggaggacacAGCTGGTGGCTTGGAGACACCGAGTGGCCTTGAGACTCCTGGTGGTTATGCCAGCACAGTACAGCCTGACTACGGCCAAGGAGTTGAGACGTCTATTGCCGGAGAAATGGATCTCCGCAAGGAGCGCCGCGGCTACGACACAGAGGAGTCGAGCGCGCCCCGGTCTGCCTACACCATCCTACCCGAGCGCCAAGTCCGCGCTGAAGGCTTCTTCGGTAGCGACCGCGTCTATGACCTCAAGCAGGCACAACGATCTGGCATGCCGGTTCTGGGTGCCGATGATGACTCCCGCAAACGCAAGAAGCCTGGCGACATCGACGTGGCCCTCGACGTGGACTCGCTGCACCAGAACGATGGCATCAGCAAGGACGACTTGCGGCGCAAGTTCGAtgagggcaagaaggaggagggcctCGGTGCCAAGTGGGCGTACGACGATGACCTGAGCGAGATGATCGCCCAAGAGAGTCGAAAGAGGCAGAAGACGGAGGCGGAGCGGAAtgagaagagaagggaaGGCAGGAGATATTAA